CGCTCCCAGGATAGCCACAAACACTTCAACCTCAGTTAATTCACCAGTCTCTTTATCTACAATACTTAATTTAACACCTGCAAAATCGATGTACAGCTTATCGCCGGCCTTATGGTCCTGATGCATCACAGGGTTAACGCGGGCCTTCCATTTGGTCAGATGAAAGCAAAACTGGGTATAAGCAAATCCTTCCGGAAATTCCTTTTTATAGGCTTCCCAAAGCATATGACGGGTAACACCTGTCCGTTTTAATTCTTTGTCTATTTGCGGAAAACAACGTTGCAGATTCAACAATCTGTCTTGCGGTGGCTGCTGTTTAACCGTTCCGAAAAAGTCATCCAGCTCTTTATCATTCAGGCTGTTGATCTGTTCAAAGGTAAGTCCGCTCGCATCAAAAGTGGTCATGTACTTCTTAGCGGTATTGCGGGAAACACCTGTCTGTTCCGCTATCCAGAGCTTGCTGCGGCCCTGGCTGTACATCCGTAAAATCTGTCTTATTTTGCTCATGCTGATTGTCGAATTGGCCATACCTTTTACACGATTGGTTCGTGCCAAAAATATGGTTGATTCTACAGCATTTTCTAATCTCTCAGGTGGTCAGTTTACTCCGGAATCAGGTGGTCAGTTTGATCCGAAATGGGGTGGTCAATTTCGCCCGGAACAGGTGGTCAGTTTAAACCGAATTGGGTGGTCAGTTTCACCGAATTTTCCAGCATGACATTCAATATCAGTCTTGAAATACGACCATTTCCGTCAGGAAATGGATGGATGGCCAATAGTCGGTAATGAAAGTATGTTATTATAACTAAAGGATGAAGCTCACTATCTTCTTGTAAGGTTTTAAATTCCTCAATCAACTTATCTAGGTTGGACTGGATATCTTGATATCTTGGGAATCGATGTGTAAGCCCGCTTTGATCGATAAGAAAAGCATCAGACTGTCGAAAGTGATATTCGGAAAAAAGGATTTCGTAAAATAATTGTATGTCTATTACCTCGATGGGCTTTTTAACTAAATCAAACATAAATATAGTACATGCGTACTTTCTGCCGATGTCTAAATATATTTCCTTTTGTACTTCGATAGCATTTTCTATATTACTACCAAGAATAGTGGAAGATTTTCTGATTTCCTCTGCGGGATCTTTCCTACTTTCTGCGTTTAAAGATGCTAAATACTGGGCTATGTTAAGTTGAAAATTTGACCTTACAACTGACATAACTGGATCATATTTATCTAGTTCCAGAATGTCTTTGATGTACACATTTATCGGTTCGAATTTGTCAGAGTAAATATTTAAATTCATCCAGTGGTTGTTTAGTTGTGAACTTACTTACTAGTTATATTGAGTCTCCTTACGGTTATAATCAAGAAGCTTGATTTTGTAAAATTATTATTTTTAAAGGCCAGGGTCATTAAATTACTTCAAAAGATCTAGATGCCTTATCTATATTGCTTTCAGCAGAGTACCCCGGCTGAATCGAGAGCTTAATTTGTCTCATTTCTAGTCAAAATCAAAATTTTGTTTTAGGACACCCTTAAAACAGACTATTTTACAGAGCAGGAGCAAACAACCCTTTACGATTTTATCAAATTACATGAATAATACAGTACACAATAAGCTTGTTTCTTTTATCTGGTCCATTGCAGACGATTGTCTGCGTGATGTATATGTGCGTGGGAAATATCGGGATGTAATTCTTCCAATGGTAGTATTGAGGCGGTTAGATGCGTTACTGGAACCTACTAAAGAAGCTGTGATGGAGGAATTGGCGTTTCAAAAAGACGAAGCAGGTTTCACCGAATGGGATGAAAACGGACTGATGCAGGCTTCGGGTTATGTATTTTACAATACGAGTCCATGGACTTTGCAGCGACTGCACAGCACTGCCACCAACAGCCAGCAAATTTTACAAGGTAATTTTGAAGAATATCTCAATGGTTTCAGTGCCAATGTGAAGGAGATCATTGACAAGTTTAAGCTGAAAAGTCAGGTGCGGCACATGGCCAGTAAGGACGTGCTGCTGAACGTACTGGAAAAATTTACTTCTTCTTACATCAACCTGACGCCTTTTGAAAAGGTGGACCCGGATGGTCGCAAGCTACAGCCGCTTTCCAATTTAGGAATGGGTTATGTTTTTGAAGAGCTGATCCGGAAATTCAACGAGGATAATAATGAGGAAGCCGGGGAGCACTTTACGCCGCGTGAAGTGATTGACCTGATGACGCATATTATTTTTGATCCGATCAAAGATAAGCTGCCGCCAGTGATGACGATCTACGATCCTGCTTGTGGAAGTGGTGGTATGCTCACGGAATCTCAGAATTTTATCAAAGATGAAGAGGGCGAGATCCGCGCAAAAGGTGATGTGTATCTGTATGGCAAGGAAATCAACGACGAAACGTATGCAATCTGTAAGTCGGATATGATGATCAAGGGCAACAATCCGGAGAATATCCGGGTGGGCTCTACGCTTTCTACGGATGAATTTGCCGGAACGAGTTTTGATTTTATGCTGTCCAACCCGCCTTATGGGAAATCCTGGGCGAGTGAACAGAAGTATATCAAGGATGGAAAAGATATTATTGATCCGCGTTTCCAGATCAAACTGAAAGATTACTGGGGCGTGGAGGATGATGCGGATGCTACGCCGCGTTCGTCGGACGGCCAGCTGCTTTCCTGATGGAAATGGTTTCTAAAATGAAATCGAAAGAGAAAAGCGTAACTGGCTCGCGCATTGCGTCTGTACACAATGGTTCGAGCTTGTTTACGGGTGATGCTGGTGGCGGGGAGAGCAATATCCGCCGTTATATTATTGAAAATGATTGGCTGGAAGCGATTGTGCAGTTGCCCAATAACTTGTTTTACAATACCGGCATTACGACTTACATCTGGATTTTAAGCAATAACAAAGCACCGCACCGCCAGGGAAAAGTGCAGCTTATTGACGCCGGACAGCTTTACCGCAAGCTTCGCAAAAACCTGGGTAACAAAAACTGTGAATTTGCTCCTGAGCACATCAAAGAGATTGTGCAGGTGTACACCAGCTTGGAAGCAATCGAACGCCAAGGCGATGATGGTATTGCTTCACAGGTTTTTGAAAATGCCGATTTTGGTTATTACAAAGTGACCATCGATCGGCCAAAACGCCTGAAAGCACAGTTTACCGAAGAACGCATTGCTGACCTCCGTTTCGACAAGTCCTTACGCGAACCCATGACCTGGGCATATACAGAATTTGGAGAAGAAGTGTACACCAATCTCGCAGCACACGAAAAGGCGATTTTGGATTACTGTGAAAAAAACGACCTGAGCCTGAACGCCAAACAAGCCAAAGCCCTCACCAGCAAAGATACCTGGCAAAAGCAGTTGGATCTGTTGAACAATGCGACGGATTTGCTGGCGGCAATGGGTACAGCAGAATTTAGCGACTTCAATATTTTCAAGGAAAAAGTAGATGCCGCTCTTAAAAGCAAGGTGCCAAACTGTCTTCTTCTGAAAAGAACGCAATCCTGAATGCAGTGAGCTGGTATGATGCCGGGGCCGAAAAAGTAGTGAAAGGAATTACCAAACTGCCGGGTGAAAAACTGGAAAAGCTGTTGGATTACCTAAACTGTACAGAAGAGCAACTATCCGACCATGGATATTTTCCAACCAATAAAAAAGGCGAATACCTGCAATACGAAACGGAAAGCGATTTGCGGGATACGGAGAATGTAACGCTTAAAGAGAATATATACGAGTACTTTCTACGCGAAGTAAAACCCCACGTGGAAGAAGCCTGGATATCATTGGATGCTACCAAAATTGGTTACGAGATCAGTTTCAATAAGTATTTCTACCGCCACAAGCCTTTGAGAAGTATTGAAGAGGTGGCTGCTGATATATTGGCTTTGGAAGCGGAAAGTGATGGGTTGATTCGGGAGATTTTAGCTATGGGTGAAGGTGTGGACGTTTTAAATGATCATATTTGATGTTTGAGAAATATAGTGAGTACAGGGATTCGGGCGTAAAATGGTTAGGAGAAGTTCCAAAGAATTGGGAGCTAACTCGATTGGGGACAAGATTTGAAGAAAGGCGCACAAAAGTTTCTGACAAAGACTTTGCACCTCTTTCAGTAACTAAAAATGGAATTTTGCCGCAACTTGACAGCGCGGCAAAAAGTAATGATGGAGACAACAGAAAGCTCGTTAAGTCAGGAGACTTTGTTATTAATAGTCGGTCAGATATAAAGGGATCAAGCGGTGTTTCAAATCTGGATGGCTCAGTTTCTTTGATAATATTGTGATGGAGCCAAAGAATCTAAATTCAAAGTTTTGTCATTACTATCTAAAAAGTTATTCTTTCATCGAAGAGTTTTATCGAATGGGACATGGGATCGTTGCTGACCTTTGGACTACACGATATGATGAAATGAAAGCCATCATTGTGGCAATTCCATCCCTCGCCGAACAAACCACCATCGCCAATTTCCTCGATCGTAAAACGGCCCAAATTGACCAGCCATTTCCATCAAAGAAAAACAAATAGAATTACTCAAAGATCGCAGGCAAATACTGATTCACAATGCTGTTACGCGGGGGTTAGATCCGGATGTGAAGATGAGGGACTCGGGAGTAGAATGGATTGGGGAGATTCCGGAGAATTGGGAAGTGAAGAAATTGAAATATTTTTCAGTTGTTCAAAGTGGAATAACATTGGGTAAAAGTTACGTATCTAAGAATGTTATAACCTACCCATATTTGAGGGTTGCAAATGTACAATCAGGTTATTTTAATCTTGATCAAATGGCTGAGATTAGTATGCCTAAAAGAGAAGCGGATAAATATTTAGTTAGAAAAGGAGACATTCTGGTGACGGAAGGTGGAGATTTAGATAAGCTTGGAAGAGGTACAGTTTGGAATGGAGAAATTGAAAATTGCTTACACCAAAATCATGTTTTGCGGTTCGGGTAGATACTTCTGTAATCTCGCCCCAATTTGCCTCTATATTAATGGAATCAGATTATGGTAGAAAATATTTTACCAATACAGCAAAAAACAACCAATCTAGCTTCTACTAATAGCACGAAACTTGGAAATTTTCCTGTTATCATTGCTCCGAAGGAAGAGAGAGAAGCAATCTTTGAATACTTGAAGGATGTCACCAGCAAAATTGCCACCGCCATTTCCCTGAAAAAAAGAGATTGAAAAATTAAAGGAGTACAGATCGACTTTGATTAATAGTGCGGTGACGGGGAAAATAAAGATCGCCTAGAATTCAATAACAATTACAAATCCTCCATAAAACTACCTTTAAAATGCGCATTAAATCTCTACGTCTTAAAAACTTCCGGGGTTATTACAACGAAACCTCCATTGACTTCGATGACTTGACTGTAATTGTTGGCAAAACGATATCGGAAAGTCTACCGTGCTGGAAGCTTTGGATATTTTCTTCAATGATGGTAAAGGGGTTGT
This portion of the Dyadobacter sp. CECT 9275 genome encodes:
- a CDS encoding Fic family protein; its protein translation is MNLNIYSDKFEPINVYIKDILELDKYDPVMSVVRSNFQLNIAQYLASLNAESRKDPAEEIRKSSTILGSNIENAIEVQKEIYLDIGRKYACTIFMFDLVKKPIEVIDIQLFYEILFSEYHFRQSDAFLIDQSGLTHRFPRYQDIQSNLDKLIEEFKTLQEDSELHPLVIITYFHYRLLAIHPFPDGNGRISRLILNVMLENSVKLTTQFGLN
- a CDS encoding type I restriction-modification system subunit M — its product is MNNTVHNKLVSFIWSIADDCLRDVYVRGKYRDVILPMVVLRRLDALLEPTKEAVMEELAFQKDEAGFTEWDENGLMQASGYVFYNTSPWTLQRLHSTATNSQQILQGNFEEYLNGFSANVKEIIDKFKLKSQVRHMASKDVLLNVLEKFTSSYINLTPFEKVDPDGRKLQPLSNLGMGYVFEELIRKFNEDNNEEAGEHFTPREVIDLMTHIIFDPIKDKLPPVMTIYDPACGSGGMLTESQNFIKDEEGEIRAKGDVYLYGKEINDETYAICKSDMMIKGNNPENIRVGSTLSTDEFAGTSFDFMLSNPPYGKSWASEQKYIKDGKDIIDPRFQIKLKDYWGVEDDADATPRSSDGQLLS
- a CDS encoding HsdM family class I SAM-dependent methyltransferase, with the translated sequence MKSKEKSVTGSRIASVHNGSSLFTGDAGGGESNIRRYIIENDWLEAIVQLPNNLFYNTGITTYIWILSNNKAPHRQGKVQLIDAGQLYRKLRKNLGNKNCEFAPEHIKEIVQVYTSLEAIERQGDDGIASQVFENADFGYYKVTIDRPKRLKAQFTEERIADLRFDKSLREPMTWAYTEFGEEVYTNLAAHEKAILDYCEKNDLSLNAKQAKALTSKDTWQKQLDLLNNATDLLAAMGTAEFSDFNIFKEKVDAALKSKVPNCLLLKRTQS
- a CDS encoding restriction endonuclease subunit S domain-containing protein, whose amino-acid sequence is MRDSGVEWIGEIPENWEVKKLKYFSVVQSGITLGKSYVSKNVITYPYLRVANVQSGYFNLDQMAEISMPKREADKYLVRKGDILVTEGGDLDKLGRGTVWNGEIENCLHQNHVLRFG
- a CDS encoding restriction endonuclease subunit S domain-containing protein — its product is MVENILPIQQKTTNLASTNSTKLGNFPVIIAPKEEREAIFEYLKDVTSKIATAISLKKRD